CTACagagaagcaaacaagcaaggcCCCAGCATGCATGCAAAGTACACAAACAGGtagctcatgcatgcatgcaaagcaaGGCCCCAGCAGCATGCACGCACGCGTACTCGTATACGTGCCGACCACCATGCTGATTAGGCACTGGCCATGCATGCCGAGAATCCACCGTCCCCTGCTATGCGCCACCGTCCATTTGCGTGCCGCGTACAATCACCTTCCAAGATATTTCATGTCTGCAAACAGTAAAGTAATATATATTACTACGAAATTGTTTCTACGTGTGTGTATGCATGCAGCTACGAGGATGTGCTGAATCCCTTGGGTTTCGTCATGAACAACATCCAAGACAACGAGGTGGCAGTCCAATCACGAAAGGTACTACGTACTACTCTATACTGTAATTCAATGGCCAACCTGAACCTAACATTACTACCGAACTTGTTTGTTTCTCTTATACGTATTGTTAGGGAATGGAAAAAATGGCAAGGTGGAAGAGGATGGCAAACCCAACCAGCCTGAATTCTACAGGAGAGACGCAGATCGACTGGGCCATAACATCAAACAATTCTTATGAATTCGGCGCTTCTGAAATAAAAATCTGTGCTTCTATATTTATATGGAAGACTCCAGATCTGCCTTGTGTGCAATATAATTAATAATATTGATCGTCATCATGCTTTGGATCATGTATTGCAAAACATGAGTCTATTGTTGGTCCCATTGAATAAATAGAGAGCCCTTTGTGTCATTCTGTGTAGGGCCACTCTAAGTGGAAGTTGTATTCTCAATTAATAGGGTGTCAACTAAGCAAGCTTGGTGATatggcaaagaattaaaaaatagAGATGAAATGAGAGTTTCATATAGGTGAGATGAAACTTTTCCAAGTCTGAATGTGTCATAGAACTAAATGCAAATATGAAACACAAAAGAAATGAAACTATGCATTGTAGAAGGTATTTCAACCATGAATCAAATGCATTGAGAATGGCCTAACCAATCATTGTGACTCGGCTATGGAGTAAAGCTCTGCGCAAGTGCAGAAACTGATCACCCATGTAGTCACTGCTTGTTACACAGCATCCAGAGTGCTAACTGGCCAGGATGCAATAGACTACTATTCTCCCCCTCTGTTCGTGCCCACACAACTACACATTCAACACAAGTACACACTCAACAGACAGCGCTCCTAGAGAGCTGCGCGCCTCACAAATTCTGACCTCACAAAACTGGGGCTATTCAGACATGTGATGCACTTCATTGTTGGGCCTGTTGCTGGAAAGCAGCCAAGCGGAAAAACCCTTGTACGTTTCTCCTCTCAGCCTCTGAGATGAGTACTCGATGAGCATATGCCACAACTCCCCGACCGTCCAGCCATGGCGTAGTATCCACTGGATCACCTGTCACAGCATGACGATACAAGGGAGAAGGTCAAGGAACATATATATAATAGCAAAGAAGCCTAACAGCATAGAGTTGTGATTAACACTTTCAGAATTTGACTGGCACGCTAAAGTTTGCTGTGCATCCTCATACGGTGAGGAAAAAAATGTTATTTGTAATTTCCCCCTTTTTTTGGTATGGATCCACTTGGTTTCTAACCTCCCCGGGTTAGCAAACTTTGTAACTCTTCTTTTTATCAATACAAATTAGCGAGTCTCGTGGTAATTGATTcaaaataaattttgttgtgCACCGTACAAGCTACTTGTTCTGCACTTCTAAAAATGTATCAGACCCAATTGGTAGTTATCTCTAGGAGAGGCACCACTGAACTGTACCGAACGAGGATCCTCACTCTCTATAAAGGGTACACCAACTTTAGAAGTTGTACAGCTAGAGTTTAACTTTCTAATCATGTGGCGTAGGAAAAAAAATGTGGAAGGGATGTATAGTACCTACTCTAATCTTTCCaaagatgcatcctcaaaggtgtAATAATTAACAAAAGGGCGGAGAGCCTGAACGATTAAGAAAATACAGATTTTACCCCCAAAAGAAAAGAGGCATACAGATTTATTTGATCCCTATGCATCAATCAGCCACCTGCATCTAAATGGAAACACATGTATCCTGTACCTGTGATGCAGCAATCCACTGAATCATGCTCTTGATTTCAGGGTTTCCACCAAAAGCACCACAACCCCAATTTCCTGTTGAAACTCCTATGTACTCATTGGAATTGATACTTGGAAAGTCACCCTTGTTGTGGGAATCCTGAACAGTATTTAAAAATGGAAAacataatcaacaaatatgtgaCATATCTATCATACCTCCGATGCTATGCATATACAGGCTTAATGTTTGGGCATTTCTTGAGATTACAGCACCAGAGTGCCATTTTTTCATCTGCATTTAGTTACATCATTGGCAGAACACAAGAAAGAAACTAACTAAAGGTTGCAATGTTGACTAAGGCCATATTGGCTGCAAAAATAAAAGGAAAGCGCTATTGAGTGAAACTCAATGGAGTGATTAGTTAAACAACCTGGAAAAGCTTCACATAAAGCTGGTTTTTGATTGAACGAAAAATCCACAAAAAGCCTTGCTCACTTCCCTGAACAAAGGATAGTTAGAAACAGTGAAACCATAAATATTATTTGCTTATAAAGGATATCATCACTGACAACTGTGACATTCAAAAAAGGTAACTTATTACCTTAGGAGACAACCAGATTCATAGTGTAACCTAGCTGGACAGTCCAAACCATCAATTGCCACTATCCTAGCTCTCCGTCTCCCCATTGAATCAAAGGGTTTGGTATCTAAATAGTCACCGACAAAGTGAAAGGAGGAACCATAACTGCAAGGAGAAACAGGCACTGGATTCATAGTATCACATAAGGAAAATCATACTGGATTCAGAATGGCAGGTCAGTGTCATGTGCGATCAACACGCATTACAACACCCTTTCCACAATCTGAAAAAGAAATGACCTGAAATCAAAGGGAAAAAACATCTTAGTTGAGGCTGGATCAGTCATATAGCAACTTTAAAATGACTGAACAAGGAATGTGTCAAACAGTGTTTACCTATAAGGTGGAAGCAGACACCCTGACAGGCTTCAAAATTCTTACAACTCTCCTCACGTGTTCAAGAATAACATAGAACACTCCAAAGATGAAGAGAAAAATAAGTTGGAGCTTCCCGAGTAGATTGTATGTGAAGACGAGGTAATTCACTCTGTCATCGTCTCTTTTGGTAAGATGACTTGCTGATCCAGATAGAAGAAGACCATCAGACTTGTTTGGAAGGTTTGACCACTCCTCTGGGTCTGCATTTGATTTCGATGCCTTTATCATCTCCATGAGTGACATATTAACCAGCAGAGGAATTTATCAGTTATACGTGTGACAATAGCTCCATCACTACATAAATGCAATATTTTGTATACCTCAGCTGGTCTTTCATGGCTCACAAGGTGGCCTCCGTGGAGGTCAACCAGTTTAGCGGCAGGCTGGAGCTTTTGTGCAAGCCTCCTTGCACGATACAACTGAGCAACGACATCATCCCTGATGAAATGTCAAGAGTGTATTGCTGATCAGTATCGTGTGGATCGATCAATGGACAATAATGGATTGTGCGAGTTTTTTCAGTTACCTGCCATGAATAATTAGAACAAGGAAACCTGCGAAGCGAATCCTGTCTAATTCTGTCGGAGAGAGCTTATGTGTTCAGCAAGCATTGATTTGCCCCTCAAATCCATATCTGGATTGCATGCCACAGAATGACAGACCTTTAACATATTCCTGAAAAGAAAATATATTATACATGTCTGATAATCACGTGCTTAATCAGATACATAATTCTATGGGTTGTTTTGTATCTTTGACTTCTATAGGCgttcttgtccagatattacaaaTGTTGTACTATTTGTTGTCACCAAATCTGGTTTTATAGGATAGGTCAATAATCCCATGTTCCTGTTTAATAAAGAAATTTATCATGTTAAACAGATATATGGGCTAACACTTAAAGAGTTCACTTCCTTCACTGTTCTTCAATGGTTCATAACTTCTTACCTGATAAAGCATCTGTCTTCTGGTACTTGTTCCAATAACTTCCTCAAGTTATTCCTGCAGTATGATATGATTTTTAAATCAGTTTATCCCCTTCGACAAATTTTGCGTGGGCATAAGCAAATCATATTCTCGaggggaaaagaaaaagaggagaaGTGGTCACCAACCCTCATATAGTGGACTTCAAGATCGAGAATGGCTCTTTGCTCTGGCATTCTTGCTCTCAGAAAACGACATGCAAGAGATAGCATGTGCCAATCAATCTGGAATTGAAAATGTCATTGGCATTAGGACGAGCTTACTCCTAAAAACCGGGTCAGCGCAAGTGCAGTGACAGCAGCAAAGAAAATAGTTATTCACCAACACCCAAATCAAAAACAGTGGCTAACCACTGCACTGTAGAGGTAAATGCGAACTTTTGTCAGTAACATGAGTGGATTAATTTTTAATTAGTTATAAAACACGAAACATCAAAACTTTAAATaactatttaaaaaaaagaaaccaTGATTTGCAGAAATACCGAAAAGGGCCAAAGTTGTGTTGAAGTATGTATGTAGTGTTCTGAGTTGTAACCAGTGGAAGGAACCCAACAAATTGTTCAACATAGATATGTCTATGAGTCTATCCAAGGAGCATCATCCATTTGGCACAAAATGGTCCAAAACTTAAAATCACCGTAGCTTTCTCAAATTTAACGTATATATAAGGAGGTCGTGATCGTGGCCCAAAAAGATCGTCCTACTTCTATCCTTCCAACAAATATCAGCAGCTAGAAATCAAAAGGTAaaattttttttgaagaaaataaaaaaggtaAATTAATTTACCCTTTTTCCTGAAAGTAACTATAATTCATTTTTGTTTTCTGTCTACCAGAGATGTCCACATTGTACCACTAAATTAAAGCTACAAACTAGAAGCTTCACCCATGTCTCCCTTGCGTGTGAGTGTGACAAAGTCATTACCAACTGTTGATTCTAGCGAATGTTGACTCTTCCTTTCTGTCGATGTCAGCTAGCTAGCAGATTTTGAATTCACCTTTGAATTTACCATGTTTTGGTCAATTTCTGTGGCCCAATAATACGCCACCCGTAAGTCGGAGAATCAATCAATTGCCAAAAGGAACGGTCgacacacaacacaacacaaaacaacaaaaaaaaacacaGAAATATTCTCCAAGTGACTGTGACTCAACTCACAAACAAATGGAGCTTTTTTCTGAACGGGTTGAAGAGAAGTGCTAAAAAGTGACATGATTTGCAGTATCTGTATTGTTGGCGACCACACCTACCTTTGGGATGCACTGGTAGCCTCCTCCGGTGGTGTTGAGCAACGCCAGCGACGCGACCCGGTCCGGCGCCATTGCGGCCAATTTCGAAGCTATCATGGAACATGTTCCAGAATCGGTCAGAGTGGTCAGTCATCACATCAGGAAGACCGATGACCACTCAGACTCAGTCACCTGCAGTGGGGATGAGGAGTAAGGAATTGTCTTACCCATGGAGTGGCCGAAGACATGCGCTCTTCGCCATCCCAGGTGATCCATGAGCGCTAGCGCGTCCTTGGCCATGATCACGGTCCTGCGATGCCAAGGATTGAGCAAGAGCGAGCGACATCATTAGAACCAGAGCGATACAGCATGCAAGAATCTCCGTCGCTGTCGCCAAGCCAAAAACGAGTGgagaagagcaaaagagctaGGGAAACGTTGATGCGGGCACGCACGTGTACTGCGACTTTTGCTCCGGGACGGAGCTGCGCCCCATGCCATGGTTGTCGAAGCAGCAGACCTCGACGCCCTCCGCGGTGCCGGAGTCATCGCCGTCGTCGGCCGGAGAGCCTCCTCGTCGACGGGCTCGACGGCGCCCGTCAGGCCCTTCACCTGCGGGGCCCACGACTCGTATGTCCCGGCGAACCCTGCGATCCGATTGGGACCATCCTTGGTGTTAGGGACAACGGTGACACGAAATTGAACGCAAAGGATTCAATTCAGTGGATGAGAAAACGAAAGGAAACAACgaaaagagagagaagaggaggaagaagaatgtACTACCGATGATGAGGAGGACcttggtggcgccatggccgtaCCGCTGGTAGAAGATACGCACCTCCTCCTGTTCGCCGCCGGCGACGGCCGCCGCGGTCACCACGCAGTACGGCATCCGGCTTCCTCCTGCCTCTCGACAGCAGCTAGCAAGAGTAACTACAAGAACAGCAGCCGGGATTCTCGCCTCCTCGATCACTTCGCCGAGATCAGCATCAACCAAAACTCCAAATCAGGTCCCCACCTTTTCCGCCGCCTCCTACGGCCTTTTCCAAATGACCTGGGGCCGACTGGCGCTTGGGCGCAGGAACCCTTGCCCGTCTCGTCCCTGCCTTTTCCGCCGCCTCCTACGGCCGGCTCCGGCTCCAtcccggcgtcgtcgtccccacGGCCGTCGCGGTCGCCGTGGCGCTCGTCATTGTCGTCGtcctcctcgggctcctccgAGTCGTCCCGGCTGCTACGGCGGCGGtacccgccgtcgtcgtcgtccatgcCGTCGTCTTCCCCCTCTAGGTCCACCTGCTCCTCCGGCTCCTCCGACGGCTGCCGATCCGACATCGCCGCccacaaaccctaaccctagaccaGGCAAAAAAAAACTCCAAAAAATCACACACAAAAAATCCACGGGAAAAATAATACCCACGGTG
This sequence is a window from Miscanthus floridulus cultivar M001 chromosome 10, ASM1932011v1, whole genome shotgun sequence. Protein-coding genes within it:
- the LOC136488640 gene encoding probable poly(ADP-ribose) glycohydrolase 2 produces the protein MGRRRARIVAIDGLDCPARLHYESGCLLREDSHNKGDFPSINSNEYIGVSTGNWGCGAFGGNPEIKSMIQWIAASQALRPFVNYYTFEDASLERLE
- the LOC136486603 gene encoding uncharacterized protein, which codes for MSDRQPSEEPEEQVDLEGEDDGMDDDDGGYRRRSSRDDSEEPEEDDDNDERHGDRDGRGDDDAGMEPEPAVGGGGKGRDETGKGSCAQAPVGPRSFGKGRRRRRKRWGPDLEFWLMLISAK